A stretch of Clostridium formicaceticum DNA encodes these proteins:
- the nikA gene encoding nickel ABC transporter substrate-binding protein: MLKKKFTKSLIAGILLLTMGLLAACSSGGKVENASNRSNGDNGVVNTDELIYVNFRDIRDLNPHIYSGELFAQNLLFEGLVMITDEGIQPWLAKDWDISDDGRTYTFHIRQGVTFSDGYKFDAYAVEANIQAVYDNYDRHGWLESVRLLDSFGAVDDYTFEMKLKEPYYPLLTELAVTRPFRFLSPNCFIDGTTKDGVDGLIGTGKYVLTENHIDQYAVFDINETYWGEKPEISRIIAKVIPDNQIRTLALEKGEIDIIFGIGMIDAETYLKFSEMEGFGASLSDPVATRMLIMNSTDKILSDVNVRQAINAAVNREEISEGIFYGLEAPASRMLARTVPYCDVDFEDYVYSLDKAKNLLEKAGWAMNEATNIREKDGMPLQIEMHYNADNVTERTIAEYLQDEMRKVGISLSIIGEEEQAYRDRMKNGGFSITFNMPWGTPYDPHSFLGAMRMPAVYGDYAAQQGLKEVEKLHDTILKAFTATDEMQRQEYYDYILTYLHDEAIYVPLVFERNRAVYNEKVKNVTFNPSQYEVPLDRMYIK; the protein is encoded by the coding sequence ATGTTGAAAAAAAAATTTACGAAGTCATTAATTGCAGGCATATTACTTCTAACAATGGGTCTGCTTGCTGCATGCTCTTCAGGGGGTAAAGTGGAAAATGCATCTAACAGATCGAATGGAGATAATGGAGTGGTTAACACAGATGAATTAATCTATGTTAATTTTAGAGATATAAGGGATTTAAACCCTCATATTTACAGCGGAGAGCTTTTTGCACAAAATCTGTTGTTCGAAGGTCTTGTTATGATTACGGATGAAGGTATTCAGCCTTGGCTTGCTAAAGATTGGGATATTTCTGATGATGGACGCACCTATACCTTTCATATAAGACAGGGAGTAACTTTTTCAGACGGCTATAAATTTGATGCCTATGCAGTAGAAGCGAATATTCAAGCTGTTTATGACAACTACGATAGACATGGATGGCTTGAAAGTGTTAGATTATTGGATAGCTTTGGTGCTGTTGATGATTATACCTTTGAAATGAAGCTAAAAGAACCTTACTACCCTCTTCTTACAGAACTGGCAGTAACGAGACCCTTTAGATTCCTATCTCCTAATTGTTTTATTGACGGAACTACGAAGGATGGCGTAGATGGGCTTATAGGGACAGGAAAATATGTACTTACAGAAAACCATATTGATCAATATGCAGTGTTTGATATCAACGAAACCTACTGGGGCGAAAAGCCAGAAATCAGCAGGATCATTGCTAAGGTGATTCCAGATAATCAAATAAGAACACTTGCTTTAGAAAAAGGTGAAATTGATATTATCTTTGGTATTGGTATGATTGATGCAGAAACTTATCTTAAGTTTTCAGAAATGGAAGGCTTTGGCGCAAGTCTATCAGACCCTGTAGCTACAAGAATGTTGATTATGAATTCGACAGATAAAATTCTATCAGATGTTAATGTAAGACAGGCCATCAATGCAGCAGTCAATAGAGAAGAAATATCAGAAGGAATTTTTTATGGACTGGAAGCTCCTGCAAGTAGAATGTTAGCAAGAACGGTTCCTTACTGCGATGTAGATTTCGAAGATTATGTCTATTCCTTAGATAAGGCGAAGAACCTTCTTGAGAAAGCAGGTTGGGCTATGAATGAGGCCACAAACATACGTGAAAAAGACGGTATGCCTTTACAAATTGAAATGCACTATAATGCAGATAATGTAACAGAAAGAACCATTGCTGAATATCTACAGGATGAAATGAGAAAAGTCGGCATCAGCCTCAGTATTATTGGAGAAGAGGAGCAGGCTTATAGAGATAGGATGAAAAATGGAGGTTTTAGTATTACCTTTAATATGCCATGGGGAACACCTTATGATCCACATTCCTTTCTTGGTGCTATGAGAATGCCTGCTGTTTATGGAGATTATGCAGCGCAACAAGGACTTAAGGAGGTTGAAAAACTTCACGATACAATTTTAAAGGCATTTACTGCTACAGATGAAATGCAAAGACAGGAATATTACGATTATATTCTTACATATCTACATGATGAAGCTATCTATGTTCCATTGGTTTTTGAAAGAAATAGGGCAGTATACAATGAAAAAGTGAAGAATGTTACCTTTAATCCTTCACAATATGAAGTGCCCCTTGACAGAATGTATATTAAATAA
- the opp1B gene encoding nickel/cobalt ABC transporter permease, with the protein MGKYIIKRMLAALPMMLAVSFIAFVLINLIPADPAEVVLRVNEIIPTEEAIAGMREELGLDKPYLQRYFDWLQDVSRLNFGNSYVNKNRTVIGEITRSLPATLELAAASLLIVIFVSIPVGVLCAVWKDSIFDRVVRFFIFIGTAMPNYWIGILLIWLFAVRLGVLPTGGNKEEGAIILPAITLSLTYISTYVRLIRNSMLENMTENYVFYAKVRGIKDRNIILKHVFKNSLQSSITALGMSVVQLLAGTVVVENIFSWPGIGRLCITSIFNRDYPIIQAYILMMGMLFVFCNLIVDIVHHKLDPRLNRVM; encoded by the coding sequence ATGGGAAAATACATTATAAAAAGAATGCTAGCGGCTTTACCTATGATGTTGGCGGTATCCTTTATTGCCTTTGTTCTTATTAATCTTATTCCAGCAGATCCTGCTGAGGTAGTATTGAGGGTTAATGAGATTATTCCTACAGAAGAAGCAATAGCGGGGATGAGGGAAGAGCTGGGATTGGATAAACCTTATTTGCAGAGATATTTTGATTGGCTACAGGATGTTTCACGTCTGAATTTTGGCAACTCTTATGTAAATAAAAATAGAACTGTCATCGGTGAAATCACAAGAAGTTTGCCTGCTACCTTAGAGCTCGCAGCGGCTTCTTTGTTGATTGTAATCTTTGTTAGTATTCCTGTTGGTGTGTTATGTGCCGTATGGAAGGACAGTATTTTTGATCGTGTGGTTAGGTTTTTTATATTTATAGGGACTGCCATGCCTAATTATTGGATAGGCATCCTATTGATATGGTTGTTTGCTGTAAGGCTAGGGGTTTTACCAACAGGAGGAAACAAAGAGGAAGGAGCCATTATTTTGCCGGCTATCACCTTAAGCCTTACCTATATTTCCACTTATGTCAGACTCATTAGAAATAGCATGCTGGAGAACATGACAGAGAATTATGTTTTTTATGCAAAGGTTAGGGGCATAAAGGATAGAAATATTATTTTAAAGCATGTTTTCAAAAACTCCCTTCAATCTTCTATTACTGCTTTAGGGATGAGTGTGGTTCAACTTCTTGCTGGAACAGTTGTGGTAGAAAATATTTTTTCTTGGCCGGGGATTGGGAGATTGTGTATCACTTCTATTTTTAACAGGGATTACCCCATCATTCAGGCCTATATTCTTATGATGGGAATGCTGTTTGTTTTCTGTAATCTTATTGTAGATATTGTGCATCATAAATTAGATCCAAGGTTGAATAGGGTGATGTAA
- the opp1C gene encoding nickel/cobalt ABC transporter permease, with product MIKRLMKDKIAMISLLIILFTMVLGIFADVIAPNDPINTSIINKFAQRSQKFPLGTDHLGRCILSRLIYGIRPTLFLSMFTMVCTILLGTIIGAIAGYAKGIVDEAIMRFVDIMLSFPSQVMILAVVGMMGVGIRNVVIASIAIKWAWYARMIRSSVIQYSSKNYILYSKTIGTSKRFIIIRHMLLNVLSEVIVLATLDMGWVILSISTLSFLGLGIQAPTAEWGGMLSEAKNVITAHPTQMLAPGFAILVIVASFNMLGDSLRDILDTKEG from the coding sequence ATGATAAAAAGACTAATGAAAGATAAGATCGCAATGATAAGCTTATTGATTATATTGTTTACTATGGTTTTAGGAATTTTTGCTGATGTGATAGCACCAAATGATCCAATTAATACCAGTATTATAAATAAATTTGCCCAGAGAAGTCAGAAATTTCCTTTAGGAACTGACCATCTTGGACGTTGTATATTATCAAGATTGATCTATGGTATAAGGCCTACTTTGTTTTTATCCATGTTTACCATGGTATGTACCATTCTTCTTGGTACCATTATAGGTGCTATAGCAGGCTATGCTAAGGGCATCGTTGATGAAGCGATAATGAGATTTGTGGATATTATGTTATCTTTTCCAAGTCAAGTGATGATTCTTGCAGTGGTGGGTATGATGGGGGTAGGGATACGGAATGTCGTTATAGCCAGTATTGCTATTAAATGGGCCTGGTATGCTAGAATGATCAGGTCTAGTGTAATCCAATATAGTAGTAAAAACTACATTCTTTATTCTAAAACCATAGGCACAAGTAAGCGTTTTATTATCATCCGACACATGCTTTTAAATGTTTTGTCAGAGGTCATTGTCTTAGCTACCTTAGATATGGGATGGGTTATTTTAAGTATTTCTACTCTTTCTTTTCTGGGATTAGGCATCCAAGCGCCGACAGCAGAGTGGGGAGGCATGCTGAGTGAAGCAAAAAATGTTATCACTGCACACCCAACCCAAATGCTAGCCCCTGGCTTTGCTATCTTAGTGATTGTAGCTTCATTTAATATGCTAGGGGATAGTTTAAGAGATATACTAGATACTAAGGAGGGATAA
- a CDS encoding ABC transporter ATP-binding protein, protein MKSEILEVKHLTVDCGNHKMLKNIISDISFHLKRNHCFGIVGESGSGKSITCKAILGLLDKSFDVKGDVIFNDIHLLKEDKRKIRHIRGKEISMILQNPMTSFDPLFPVQEQMVETFIENLNISKKEALELSLKGLEDMHILHPKDVLKKYPHQLSGGMLQRVMIGIALALKPSIIIADEPTTAVDAINVVKVMEQFIRIKENHHVSMIFISHDLGAVSKIADDLLVMKDGKIVEAGETQQVLNRPQSEYTQYLINIRNALVDRFYHVIG, encoded by the coding sequence ATGAAAAGCGAAATATTAGAGGTCAAGCATTTAACGGTAGACTGTGGGAATCATAAGATGCTTAAAAATATCATTTCGGATATTTCTTTTCACTTAAAAAGAAATCATTGCTTTGGTATCGTTGGAGAAAGTGGCAGTGGTAAAAGCATCACCTGTAAGGCGATATTGGGACTTTTGGATAAGTCCTTTGATGTAAAAGGAGATGTGATTTTCAATGATATACACCTCTTGAAGGAGGACAAAAGGAAGATCAGACATATAAGAGGTAAAGAAATTTCCATGATATTACAAAACCCCATGACTTCTTTTGACCCTCTTTTTCCTGTACAGGAGCAAATGGTGGAAACCTTTATTGAAAATCTCAATATAAGTAAAAAAGAAGCTTTAGAACTTTCATTAAAAGGACTGGAGGATATGCATATCCTCCACCCTAAAGATGTGCTAAAAAAATATCCACATCAACTGAGTGGTGGTATGCTGCAAAGGGTAATGATAGGGATTGCCCTTGCCTTAAAACCAAGTATCATTATTGCAGATGAGCCAACCACTGCAGTGGATGCCATCAATGTAGTGAAGGTAATGGAACAATTCATAAGAATTAAAGAAAATCACCATGTATCGATGATTTTTATTTCTCATGACTTAGGTGCAGTATCAAAAATAGCTGATGACCTTCTCGTGATGAAGGATGGAAAAATTGTAGAGGCAGGGGAAACACAGCAGGTGTTAAATCGACCCCAAAGTGAATATACCCAATATTTAATCAACATAAGAAATGCATTGGTGGATAGATTTTACCATGTGATAGGATAG
- a CDS encoding ABC transporter ATP-binding protein produces the protein MLLEVKNIYKTYKRPFGMLKKERFEVLKDVSLFLYEGECLGIIGESGSGKSTLGRLMIGVEKADGGSIRIDGKEISKKADKSIKEKVSVVFQDYSSSVNPRLKIIDILWEPIKVFEGLSQKESLHKIITLLEKVGLSKEYLYRYPHQLSGGQLQRVCIARAIATSPKFILLDEAISSLDVSIQVQILDLLIQLKEEMRISYIFITHDLTAVTYICDRVVFLKEGRIIEEVDDMKQLKNVKEPYSKALLYAARAMNAREESYEIQRIS, from the coding sequence GTGTTATTAGAAGTAAAAAACATTTATAAAACCTATAAAAGACCTTTTGGTATGCTAAAAAAAGAAAGGTTTGAAGTGCTAAAGGATGTGTCCTTGTTTCTTTATGAGGGAGAATGTCTTGGGATTATTGGGGAAAGCGGCAGTGGAAAAAGCACATTAGGTCGGTTGATGATTGGCGTTGAGAAGGCAGATGGTGGCAGCATACGAATAGATGGTAAAGAGATCAGTAAAAAAGCAGATAAATCTATAAAGGAAAAGGTAAGTGTCGTTTTTCAAGATTACAGTTCTTCTGTGAATCCTAGGCTGAAAATTATAGATATTCTTTGGGAACCAATAAAAGTCTTTGAGGGGTTAAGCCAAAAAGAAAGCCTGCACAAAATCATCACGTTATTAGAAAAAGTAGGTTTATCAAAGGAATATTTATACCGTTATCCCCATCAACTAAGTGGAGGACAGTTACAAAGAGTATGTATTGCCAGAGCCATTGCCACCAGTCCGAAGTTCATTCTTCTTGATGAGGCCATAAGTTCTTTGGATGTATCTATTCAGGTTCAGATTCTAGATTTATTGATTCAATTAAAAGAAGAAATGAGAATCTCCTATATCTTTATTACCCACGACTTAACAGCAGTTACTTATATATGTGATCGGGTTGTATTTTTAAAAGAAGGTAGAATTATTGAAGAAGTAGATGATATGAAGCAATTAAAGAATGTAAAGGAGCCCTATTCAAAAGCACTTTTGTATGCAGCTAGAGCAATGAATGCTAGGGAGGAAAGCTATGAGATACAAAGAATATCTTAA
- a CDS encoding sensor histidine kinase yields MRGSIKTKIIIAIIITFSILFSIHLYIIDTKIKDSVSVLNRNLTKQVIDARAHQIAYWLQQRKIELEMMSDCIISFNMEEIEARDYVQSVYEKKSNIYLDMGIIKFGGYRISSDGIRECIRQEKYYKNALKETACFKVSHPIEKNGRNIAVMLYKVGGVNREIEFIYAEVSLEDLMRIAAKINVYEGVGEILISNNSIHTNEKIFYQDFMRENPIIFETDIEPARGWSLNYYIPEKNINKINQHIRKSILVFAIILLMTVIVLLAGSYTSIVKPIDQLRKLMKKVEDGDFSVRLKSNRQDEIGHLITSFNKMTEKLEKLSYQEKEMRMRIMQEQIKPHFLYNTLDTIKWVAMEDNTEEVLSLIDALSTYFRIGLSNGKNFIALDEELEHIDSYLSIQKARYEERLTYSIHYDDSLADCSVMRVLLQPIVENAVIHGVNKRENGGRISISIIHDKETIIIKIMNNAEMSLDILKEINHALKLDKQIEAFKGYGLYSVNHRIKLEHGEKYGLELQSQKGWTTAAIRIPKIRGGNENVESSHCR; encoded by the coding sequence ATGAGAGGATCTATCAAAACAAAAATTATTATAGCGATAATCATCACTTTTTCTATACTATTTTCTATACATCTCTATATTATAGACACTAAGATAAAGGATAGTGTCTCTGTGCTTAATAGAAATCTTACAAAGCAAGTCATTGATGCTAGGGCGCATCAAATAGCCTATTGGCTTCAGCAGAGAAAAATAGAGTTAGAGATGATGTCTGACTGCATCATAAGTTTTAACATGGAGGAGATAGAGGCTAGGGATTATGTTCAATCGGTATATGAGAAAAAAAGCAACATTTACCTTGATATGGGGATTATAAAATTTGGTGGCTATAGAATAAGCAGTGATGGTATTAGAGAATGTATTCGTCAGGAAAAGTATTATAAAAATGCACTGAAGGAAACTGCTTGCTTTAAAGTGAGTCATCCAATAGAAAAAAACGGCAGAAATATTGCTGTGATGCTGTATAAAGTAGGAGGCGTCAATAGAGAGATTGAATTTATTTATGCAGAGGTTTCTTTAGAAGATTTAATGAGGATAGCTGCTAAAATCAATGTGTATGAGGGTGTTGGAGAAATTTTGATCAGCAACAACAGTATCCATACCAATGAAAAAATTTTTTATCAGGATTTTATGAGGGAAAACCCTATTATTTTTGAGACGGATATAGAACCAGCTAGAGGTTGGTCTCTTAATTATTATATTCCCGAAAAGAATATAAACAAAATTAACCAGCATATCCGAAAATCTATACTGGTTTTTGCAATCATCCTATTAATGACGGTAATAGTGCTATTAGCTGGCAGTTACACCTCTATTGTTAAGCCGATTGACCAGTTGAGGAAATTGATGAAAAAGGTGGAGGATGGAGATTTCTCTGTAAGATTAAAAAGCAATAGGCAGGATGAAATTGGTCATCTTATTACTAGTTTTAACAAGATGACGGAAAAACTTGAAAAGCTCAGTTATCAGGAGAAAGAAATGAGAATGAGAATCATGCAAGAACAGATTAAACCACACTTTCTTTATAACACCCTTGATACCATTAAGTGGGTTGCCATGGAGGATAATACTGAGGAAGTCTTGAGCCTGATAGATGCTTTAAGCACTTACTTTAGAATTGGTCTTAGTAATGGAAAAAATTTTATTGCTTTAGATGAAGAGTTAGAACATATTGATAGCTATCTTAGCATCCAAAAGGCCAGGTATGAGGAACGGTTGACATATAGTATTCATTATGATGATTCTCTGGCGGATTGTAGTGTGATGCGGGTTCTTTTACAACCTATTGTAGAAAATGCTGTGATACATGGGGTAAATAAAAGAGAAAATGGAGGAAGAATTTCTATTTCTATTATCCATGATAAGGAGACGATCATCATAAAAATCATGAATAACGCAGAGATGTCCTTGGATATCTTGAAGGAAATAAATCATGCTTTAAAATTAGATAAACAAATCGAAGCCTTTAAGGGATACGGTCTTTATAGTGTAAATCATAGAATAAAACTAGAGCATGGAGAGAAATATGGGTTAGAACTTCAATCTCAAAAGGGATGGACCACTGCTGCCATTAGAATACCCAAAATAAGAGGGGGAAATGAAAATGTTGAAAGTTCTCATTGCAGATGA
- a CDS encoding response regulator transcription factor, giving the protein MLKVLIADDEPKIRKGIKLWIGENTYPFEVVGEAKNGREALEFTTKTSPELFLVDINMPMVNGLDFISQLKKLCPNSIVVIITGYDHFEYAHRAIKLQVFDYLLKPVSKSDFNHLLKRITEEFQPNEKEHIEDKNIQYSCIVRCVKGHIDHHYAESQLDLSYIAKLFNVNKSYISKRMKQELGRSFVEYLTEVRLEKAKEILESADPRVTMYHVATKVGYTSQHYFSRVFKKAYGIAPLEYRNSFHSFQ; this is encoded by the coding sequence ATGTTGAAAGTTCTCATTGCAGATGATGAACCCAAAATTAGAAAAGGGATTAAACTATGGATCGGTGAAAATACTTATCCCTTTGAAGTAGTTGGAGAAGCAAAAAATGGTAGAGAAGCTTTAGAATTCACCACAAAAACTTCTCCAGAATTGTTTCTAGTAGATATCAATATGCCTATGGTGAATGGACTTGATTTTATCAGTCAGTTAAAAAAACTTTGTCCCAACAGCATCGTGGTGATTATTACTGGCTATGATCATTTTGAATATGCCCATAGAGCTATAAAGCTTCAGGTGTTTGATTATTTGTTAAAACCTGTTTCCAAAAGTGATTTTAACCATCTTTTAAAAAGAATTACAGAAGAATTTCAACCCAACGAAAAAGAGCATATTGAAGATAAAAATATTCAGTATTCCTGTATTGTTAGATGCGTGAAGGGACATATAGATCACCACTATGCAGAAAGTCAATTGGACTTGTCCTATATAGCAAAGTTATTCAATGTAAATAAATCTTATATCAGCAAAAGGATGAAGCAAGAGCTTGGAAGATCTTTTGTAGAGTATCTAACGGAGGTAAGGCTAGAGAAGGCAAAAGAAATTCTGGAGAGTGCTGATCCTAGAGTGACAATGTATCATGTTGCCACGAAGGTAGGCTATACATCACAGCATTATTTTAGCAGAGTTTTTAAGAAGGCCTATGGCATAGCGCCTTTAGAGTATAGAAATAGTTTTCATTCTTTTCAGTAA